TACCAGGTGGCGGCCCCCTCCGCGGCGGCATGAAACAGCCCGCCGACGTCTTCGGAAATCAACCGACGGATCTGCCGCGCCAAACGGTGCGACCAGGTCGGAGCGCCCCATTGGTCGTCCACGACCTTGAGGGCCTGGCCGGCCAGGGCCCGCTTCAAGACGGCCTTGAGGAAATTGGGGCCCGCGATCCCGTAGACCCATGCGGTCCGCAGGATCAAAGACTCGGCGCCGGAGGCGAGGACCTGCCGCTCGCCCTCGAGCTTGCTCTCGCCGTAGAATGACAGGGGCCCGGTGGGATCGTCCTCGGCGTAGGCCTCGGCGGGCGGCTTGCGCCCGTCGAAGACGTAATCCGTCGAGAGGTGCAGCAAGGGGATGCCCCGCTCCCGGCAGGCCCAGCCCAGAAAGCCCGGGGCCTCGGCGTTGACCCGCCACGCCGCCTCGCGCTCGGTCTCGCAGGCGTCGACGCGGGTGAAGGCGGCGGCGTTGATCAGGTAGGAGGGCCGCACCTCGTCCAAAACGCGTTCCATGGCGGCCTCGCGGGAGATGTCGAACTCGTCGCGGCCCAGGGCCACGGGCTCATAACCTTCGCGCAAGACCTCGGCCAAGTCGCTGCCGACCTGGCCCTTCCCGCCGGCGATCAGGATTCTCATGCCGGAGAGATTTAATGGATTAATCCCTTGAAGTCACCCCGGAAATTCCCCTTAAAATAATCCGAGCATGGCCATCCTGCACTTCCCACCCGTCGATACCGCCAGCCCCGAGGGCCTCTTGGCCATCGGGGGCGA
This genomic window from Deltaproteobacteria bacterium PRO3 contains:
- the rfbD gene encoding dTDP-4-dehydrorhamnose reductase, yielding MRILIAGGKGQVGSDLAEVLREGYEPVALGRDEFDISREAAMERVLDEVRPSYLINAAAFTRVDACETEREAAWRVNAEAPGFLGWACRERGIPLLHLSTDYVFDGRKPPAEAYAEDDPTGPLSFYGESKLEGERQVLASGAESLILRTAWVYGIAGPNFLKAVLKRALAGQALKVVDDQWGAPTWSHRLARQIRRLISEDVGGLFHAAAEGAATWYEVAREFFRLMKLDAALSPCKTSEYPTAARRPANSRLENRRLRAMGLCEMKDWREDLAEFVARFRERLIEEARAS